The uncultured Fusobacterium sp. nucleotide sequence GAAAAAATTCTTTTCAGCACTTTTTATGTGAGCTATTAAAAAATGCAACAGCCCCTTTTTACTTAAAATTATTTTTTATTAAATAATTTATTTAGATTAGGAGAAGCTCGAAAACGTATAGTTAACTCTGAAGGAAGTTCCATAGGTTCTTTGGTCCTAGGATTGCCAATAATTCTTCCCTTTCTTTCAAACACTTCAAAAGTTCCACGCTTGAAAAAAGAAACTTTTCCTTGAGCAATTAGAACGTTTTTTAAAGTATGAAATAACACATCAATATCTTCAGTTGCCTCTTTTATGTCAATTTTGTTATTATTCATTTCTATATATTTTAAAATAAAATCTCTTTTATTCATTTAACCACTCCTTACTTTTATTATTTAAACTTTTCTTTAAAGAATTACCAATTTTAAATTTTATAGTATATTTTCCTTGAGTATAGCCTATTTCTTGTGAGTAAGGAGAGGAGTATTTTCTGGGTTTGCATCTTTTTAGTTTAAATTTGCCCCAGTGCCTAAACACTATATCTTCTTCAGTTTTTAAAGTCTCAATTATAGTTTTCCAAAAAATATCAATTTTTTCTTTGGCTTCATCAACAGTTTTCAATTTTTTATTGATTTTATAAAGTTGAATGAAGTCTACTTCTTTCATTTTTTAATCCTCCTTATTTATAAAATATTTTAATCAGTATATTTATTACTTTATAAGTAAGGAAAAGTCAATAGTTAAGAAAATTTTTAATCTTAAATTCAAATTTCTTTCGGGGTTTCAGAATTATTTACTCTATTTACAAGAAGTTGATCTACCTTAAAATTATCTACATCAACAACTTCAAAAGTATAATTTTCAAACTCAACTTTAGCAGCTTTTTTAGGGATACTTTTTAACATGTACATCATAAATCCAGCAATGGTTTCATAAGTATCCTCCTCAGGGAACTTTTCTATTTCTAAAACTTTTTTAACATCTTCAATAGGAGTAACACCATCAATTAACCATGATCCTTCGCCTCTGCAAATAATTTGTTGTTCATCTTGATCTTGATATACAATATCTCCCATTAAAGTATTTACAACGTCATTAAGAGTAACTAATCCAACTACATGTCCGTATTCATTTAAAATAATGGCAAAATCATCTCTAGCTTCATTAAATCTGTCTAAAGCTTCTGAAAGAGTAAGTGTATTAGGAATAATCAATAGAGAAGTATTTGTAATCTCTTGAATGTCGTGTAAACCACTAATTTCACCTTTTAAAATTCTAGGTAAAATATCTTTAGAATCAACATATCCAATTAAAGAATCAATCTCATTTTGACAAACTAAAAATTTAGAGTGAGGATAATTTGCTATTTTATTTTTTATGCTTTCTTCTCCCTCTTCAACTGTAAGATATACAATTTCATCTCTTGTAGTCATAATTGAAGAAACCCATCTAGTATCTAATTCAAAAATATTTTCAATTAAAGAGTGTTCTTTTTTTTGAACGACTCCAGCTTCAGCACCTGCATCAACAACAGCAAAAATATCATCATATGTTATAATGTCGTTTCTAGTTTGTGGGACTTTAAAAATTTTAAATATAAATGAGGCGATTCCGTTGAAAATAACAATTAATGGTTTAAATATGCAGATTAAAAATAACATAGGTTTTATAATATTTACAGCAATTTTTTCAGGTGAAACCATTGATAATCTCTTTGGAATAAGATCAGCAAATTCAATAAATAACCCAGTAATAATACAGAAAGAGACAAAACTTCCTATCATTTCCGCTTTTACTGAGAGGAAAGGCAGCCAAGTAATGATAAAATTTTTAACCCAAGGAGTTGCTATATTATCTCCAAGGATACCTCCCATTATTGCTATAGCATTTATTCCAATTTGGACTACAGTGAAAAAATTTCCAGACATTTGTTGAATTTCTAAAACTTTAGCAGCGTTTTCATTTCCCTCTTCAATCATAACTTGAAGTTTCATTTTTCTAGCAGAAGCTAAAGAAATTTCACTCATAGAAAGAAAAACACTCATTAATACAAGAACAAAAATAAAGATAATTCTTAAAAAAATATTCATAATATCTCTCCTAATCATAATATTTATATATTATATTTTTTATAAACTTAAAATTAATACAATAAAATTATAACATATTTTCTTAATTGCTGTCATGTGAAATTTTGGTGTTTTATGAAACTTTAATAAAGAAATGAATTAATAATTCGAAAAAATAAAATTTTAATAAATTTTTATATAATAAATAAAAATTAAAAAAGATAAAATATTAAAAAAATATATCTAAATAATTTATAAAATGTTATATAAATAAACAAATTAATGAGAAATATGATTGATTAAATCATAAATATGAAGTATAATTGGTATATAAAATAGTAGTACTGAAAAGAACTACTTATTAAAAGGAGCGAAATATGCAGGATATAATAGATAAACTAATGGGGTTTGGTTTTACTAAAACAGAAGCTATAGTCTATGTAACTCTTTTAAAATTTGGAAAGATGAATGGATATAAGATGGCTAAAGAACTTAATATTTCTCGTTCAAATGTTTATCAAACATTGGAGTCGTTATATAAAAAAGGGTATGTGTTTATGACTCCAGGAGACAGTAAAGAGTATGAAGCAAAAGATCCAGATATATTATTTAAAGAGTTAGAAATAGGATTTTATAAAAATTTAGAAATAGCAAAAGAGCAATTGAAAAATGTAAAAAAAGCTCCTAAAGAAAATTTTTATTTAAGAATAGAGGGATATGATAATATTTTGAAAACTTTGCAAGAGATAATAAAAAATGCAGAGAAAGAAATTTATATGAACATAGACTTTCCTTTAAATATAATAGAAAATGAGTTAAAAGAAGCAGCCAGTAAGGGTGTAAGAGTGATTATTTTTTCTTTTAACAAATTGAAAGAAATAGATGTTAAAGGCATAGAATATTATCATAAAACAGATGTATGTGAAGACTATAAACATTCAAAAAGAATAATGATTGTGGTAGATTTGAAAAAAAGTTTTGTTGTTACAAATTCCGGAGATAAGATAACAGGAACTTTAACTGATAATCTAGAGTACATTCAAATAATTTCTGAGCATATACATAGTGATATTTATATGGCAAGATTAGCGAAATTATATGAAAAATCATTTGAGGATAATATCTCAATAAATAGTTTACATGAGAAGAAAAATTTTATATATTAAGAGCAGGTGAAAAGATGTTTGAGAGAAGCAGTGGTATTTTAATGCATATAAGTTCCCTACCAAGTGAATATGGAATTGGGGATTTTGGAAAAAAAGCTTATGAATTTGTTGATTTTTTAAAAAAAAGTGAGCAAAAATTATGGCAAGTACTTCCAATGGGGCCTACAGGATATGGAGATTCACCATATCAATCTTTTTCAACATATGCAGGAAATCCATATTTTATAGATATAGAAGATCTTTATCAGTTAGGTTACTTAGATGAAGATGATTTGAAATATATGAGAGAGATAAATTATAGTGATAATCTTGATTATGAACAATTGTATGAGAGAAAAACAAAGGTTTTAAAGAAAGCTTTTGAAGGTTTTAAGAAGGAAAATAAAGAAATTATAATTAAAGAATTTAAAGAATTTAAAACTGAAAATAGTTGGTGGTTAGATAATTATTCATTATATATGGCTTTAAAATTTAAATTTAATGGTAAATCTTGGCAAGATTGGTCAAAGGATTATAAGTATAGAAATGTAAAGAAAATGTTAATAGATGAAGAAACAAAGAAAAATATGGATTATTTTTCATTTGTGCAGTATACTTTCTATAAGCAGTGGTTTAAGCTAAAAGAGTATGCCAATTCAAATGGTATAAAAATAATTGGAGATATTCCAATTTTTGTTGCTACAGATAGTGCAGATACTTGGTCAAATTCAGAAATATTTCAATTTGATAAGTACAAAAGACCTAAGAGAGTTGCTGGATGCCCACCAGATTATTTCAGCAAAAATGGACAATTATGGGGAAATGTACTTTATGATTGGAAGAGATTGAAAGAAAGTGGTTATCATTGGTGGATAAAAAGAATAGAATACAGTTTTAAAGTGTACGATGTAGTTAGAATAGATCACTTTAGAGGATTTGAAGCTTATTGGAGTATTTCAGCTAAAGATAAAACTGCTGTAAAAGGACATTGGGAAAAGGGACCAGGTATAGAATTCTTTAGAGTATTAGAAAGAAGAATAGGTAAAAAACCTATAATAGCTGAAGATTTAGGGCTTCTTACAGATGGAGTAAGAAAACTTCTAAAAAGAAGTGGATTCCCAGGAATGAAAATTCTAGAGTTTGCTTTTGACTCTAATGATAGTGATTACTTGCCACATAAATATGAAAAAAACTCAGTAGCTTATACAGGAACTCATGATAATAACACAGTTGAAGGATGGTATAAGGGAATAACATCAGAAGTTAAATACTATTGTGATGAGTATTTGAAAAAATATTTAATAGAGAAAAATTGCAATTATTGGGATCCTATAAATTGGAGATTTATAAATGCAATATGGGCTTCAGAGGCTAATATAGCAATTGTACAGATGCAAGATCTACTAGGAATAGGAGAAGAAGGAAGGATGAATGCGCCTTCAACTCTTGGTAAAAACTGGAAATGGAGAATGCAATCTTACGAGTTAACAGAAGAGATAGCAGAAAATTTAAAGAATGTTACTAGAAAGTTTTACAGATAGAAACACTAATATTAAAGGGAGAGAAAATGAGAGTAGGAAAAGAAGAATTAAGAAAACAAATTGAAAAGTATGTTAAAGTAAGTTTTGGAAAAGATATTTCTGAAGCTACTGAATTAGAGGTATACAGAGCTTTAGGACAAGCTATAATGGAAGATATAGCTGAAGATTGGTATGAAACTAATAAACTTTATTCTCAAAAGAAACAAGCTTATTATTTTTCAGCAGAGTTTTTAATGGGAAGAGCTTTAGGGAATAACCTTATTAACCTTGGAGTTTTAGATGAAGTTAAAGAAGTTTTAACAGAACTAGGAATAGATTATAATAAAGTAGAAGATGCAGAAGAAGATTCAGCTTTAGGAAATGGTGGACTTGGAAGACTAGCAGCATGTTTCCTTGATTCATTAGCTACTTTAAACTTACCAGGACATGGATACGGAATAAGATATAGAAATGGTATTTTTAACCAATCATTTAAAGATGGATATCAAGTTGAAAAACCAGAAACTTGGTTAAAATATGGAGATGTATGGTCAGTTATGAGACCAGCAGATGAAGTAATTGTAAGTTTTGGTGATGGAAGTGTAAGAGCTGTTCCTTATGATATGCCTATTATTGGATATGGAACAAGAAATATAAATACTTTAAGACTTTGGGAAGCTAAATCTTTAGTAGATCTTGATTTAGGAAAATTCAATCAACAAGATTACCTACATGCAACTCAAGATAAAACAAGAGCAGAAGATATTTCAAGAGTGCTTTATCCAAATGACTCAACAGATGAAGGTAAAAAATTAAGATTAAAACAACAATATTTCTTTGTATCAGCATCATTACAAGATATTTTAAGAAAATATAAAAGACTTCATGGAAGTAACTTTGATGAGTTCCCAGAATATGTAGCTATTCAATTAAATGATACACATCCAGTTATTGCTATACCTGAATTAATGAGATTATTTGTTGATTTAGAAGGACTTTCATGGGAAAAAGCATGGAGCATAGTTGAAAAAACATTCTCTTACACAAACCACACTATTCTAGCTGAAGCACTTGAAAAATGGTGGGTAGGATTATATGAACAAGTAGTACCAAGAGTATATCAAATAACTCAAGGAATCAACAATCAATTAAGAGGATTCTTAGCTGAAAGATTCCCAAATGATCCTGTAAGACAAGATAGAATGTCAATAATTCAAGGAAATATGATTCATATGGCATGGCTTGCTATTTATGGAACACATGCTACAAATGGAGTTGCAGCACTACATACTGAAATTCTTAAACATAAAGAATTAAAAGATTGGTATGAACTATATCCAGAAAGATTCTTAAATAAAACAAATGGAATAACTCAAAGAAGATGGCTACTTCAATCTAACCCAGAGTTATCAGCACTTATTACAGAATTAATTGGAAATGAATGGATTACTGATTTAAGTCAATTAAAGAAATTAGAGGCATATGTAGATGATGAAGAAGTATTGAAAAAATTATTATCTATTAAACATGCTAAAAAAATAGAACTTGTAAAATATTTAAGAGAAGTTCAAGGAATAGAAGTAAATCCAAACTCTATATTTGATATTCAAATTAAGAGATTACATGAATACAAAAGACAACTATTAAATATATTCCATGTAATAGGATTATATAATAAATTAAAACTAAATCCTTCAATGTCTTTCCAACCAGTAACATATATTTATGGAGCTAAAGCAGCACCAGGATATTTAGTTGCTAAAGGAATTATCAGATTAATAAATGAAGTTGCTCAAGTTATCAATAAAGACCCAGAAACAAATGGAAAATTAAGAATAGTATTTGTTGAAAACTATAGAGTATCTGTAGCACAAAAACTATTCCCAGCAGCAGATATATCAGAACAAATTTCAACAGCAGGAAAAGAAGCTTCAGGAACAGGAAATATGAAATTTATGCTAAATGGAGCTCTTACAATAGGAACACTTGATGGTGCAAACGTTGAAATAGTAGAAGAAGCTGGAGAAGAAAATAACTTCATCTTTGGATTAAAAGTAAATGAAATTGAAGAGATGAGAGCTAAAGGATATGATCCTCATGTTCCATATAATTCAGTAGAAGGATTAAAGAAAATAGTAGATTCTTTAATAGATGGAACATTTAACGATCTAGGAACAGGAATTTATGGAACTATTCATAGATCACTTATGGAAAATGCTCCTTGGCATCAAGCAGATCAATACTTTGTATTAGAAGATTTTGAAGCTTATAGAAATGCTCAAAAGAGAATAAATGTTGAGTATAGAGATAGATTAGGTTGGGCTAAAAAACAATTAATGAATATTGCAAATGCAGGTAAGTTCTCATCAGATAGAACAATAAAAGAATATGCAGATGAAATTTGGTTTATAGAACCAGCTAAATTAGAAGACTAATATCATCAGGAGGTGATATTTTAATGGAAAGAGAAATGGATATTTATCTTTTTCATAGAGGAGAACATAGAGAAGCTTATAATTATATGGGGGCTCATTGTACAAAAAAATCAGTGATTTTTAGAGTATGGGCACCCCATGCTAAATCAGTAGCAGTAGTAGGAGATTTTAATAATTGGGATGGAAGTAACCATATGATGAATAAGCTCAATGCTGAGGGAATATGGGAACTAGAGATACCTAAATTAAAGAAAATGGCAAAATATAAATATAGAGTAGAAGATAGCAATGGGAATGTTGTAATGAAGGCAGACCCATATGCTTTCTATTCAGAAGTTAGACCAAATACAGCTTCAATTGTATACGATGTTCCAAAATTCAGATGGGCAGATAAAAGATGGCTAAACAAAAGAACAACAGGTTTAAATAAGCCAATAAATATCTATGAAGTTCATTTAGGTTCATGGAAGAGAGGAATCCATGGAGAATGGCTAAATTATAGAGATTCAGCAATAATGCTATGTGAATATTTAAAAGAGATGAACTATACTCATGTTGAAATTATGCCATTAAATGAATACCCTCTTGATGCTTCATGGGGATATCAAGCTACAGGATATTACTCTGTAACAAGTCGTTATGGAACTCCAGAAGATTTTATGTTCTTTGTAAATTTAATGCATAAAAATAATATAGGAGTAATTCTTGATTGGGTACCCGGACACTTCTGTAAAGATGCTCATGGATTATATAAATTTGATGGGACACCATGTTATGAATACCAAGATGAAAGACTTGGAGAGAATAAAGAGTGGGGAACATGTAACTTTGATGTAACTAGAAACGAGGTAAAAAGTTTTCTTATTTCAAATTTAACTTATTGGTTTAGAGAGTTTCATATAGATGGAGTACGTATGGATGCAGTAGCAAATATGTTATATCTTTCATATGGAAAAGATGGTGAAAAAATAACAAATCAATATGGTGGACAAGAAAATCTAGGAGCAGTAGATTTCTTTAAAGAGATGAACTCAATTATTCATGATGATTTCCCGAATGTTTTGGTAGTAGCAGAAGATTCAACTGCTTGGCCACTTGTAACTAAACATCCAATAGATGGAGGATTAGGATTTGATAGCAAGTGGAATATGGGATGGATGAATGATACTTTAAAATATTTTAGTACAGATCCTCTTTTTAGAAAAGATCACCATGGAAAACTAACATTTTCATTTATGTATGCTTTCTCAGAAAATTATGTTTTACCATTATCACATGATGAAGTAGTACATGGAAAAAAATCTATAGTAGATAAAATGCCAGGATATCAAGAAGATAAATTAGCTCATACAAGAGCATTATACTCTTATCAAATGGCTCATCCAGGAAAGAAACTTAACTTCATGGGTAATGAGTTTGCTCATGGATTGGAATGGAGATTCTATGAATCTCTTGAATGGCATCTTATAGAGCAACATGAAGATAATAAAAATATGCAAACTTTTGTTAGAGATCTAAATAAACTATATTTAGATGAAAAAGCTCTATGGGAAGATGGTGGAGACACTTTTGAATGGATTGAACATGAAAACTATACAGAAAATATGTTAGCTTTCCTAAGAAAAACAAGAGATTTCAAAGAACATTTAGTAATTGTCTTTAACTTTTCTGGAGTAAATAAAATTAAATATAAGATTGGAATTCCAGAAAATAAAGTATATAATGTAATTATTAACAGCGATGATAAAAAATATGGTGGAAAAGGAATATTAAAGAAGAAAAAATATAAACCAATTTTGAAAGATTGGAATTATAGAAAACAACATATTGAAATAGATATTCCTGCTAACACAGTTGTTTTTTTGAAACCTGAAAAAGAAGGGGGCTTAAAAAGAAAAGCAAGTAAAAAAGTAAACGAGGAGAAAGATTAAAAAGAAAAATAGCTAAAGTATTAGCCAAATAGTATTAAAAAATATTAGGAGGATATTATGAAGAAAAAATCAATAATAGCTATGATATTGGCTGGAGGACAAGGAAGCCGTTTATTAGATCTTACTGAAAAAATAGCTAAACCAGCTGTTGCTTTCGGAGGAAAATATAGAATAATCGACTTTGCATTAAGTAACTGTTCAAACTCTGGAATTGACACAGTAGGAGTACTTACTCAATATGAACCACATGTATTAAATGATCACATTGGAATAGGATCACCTTGGGACTTAGATAGAATGGATGGAGGAGTTACAGTACTTCAACCACATACTAAGAAAAATGATGAAGGTGGATGGTATAAAGGTACAGCAAATGCTATCTATCAAAATATAAGATTTATAGATAAATATGAACCAGAAAATGTTCTTATTCTTTCTGGAGACCATATCTATAAAATGGATTATGACAAAATGTTAAAATTCCATAAAGAGAACGATGCTGATGCAACTATTGGTGTATTTAATGTACCTTTAAAAGATGCTCCAAGTTTTGGAATTATGAATACAAATCCAGATTATTCAATTTATGAATTTGAAGAAAAACCAAAAGAACCAAAGAGCACTCTTGCATCAATGGGAATCTATATTTTTAAATGGGATTTATTAAAACAATATTTAATTGAAGATGAAAAAGATCCAAACTCAAGTAATGACTTTGGTAAAAATATAATTCCTAATCTTTTAAATGATCATAAAAAACTTATGGCATATCCATTTAAAGGATACTGGAAAGATGTTGGAACTATAGAAAGTTTCTGGGATGCTCATATGGATCTATTAAAACCAGATAATGAATTAAATATTTTTGATAAGAACTGGAAAATAAACACTCGTCAAGGTGTATATCCACCATTATATGTAAGTGACGATGCAATAGTTTTAAGTTCACTTGTAGATAAAGGGTGTGAAATAGAAGGAGAAGTTAGAAACTCTGTAATATTCCCTGGAGTAAAAATTGGAAAAAATAGTAAAGTTATCAATTCAGTAGTAATGCAAAATACTATAATTGAAGAAAACGTTATTATTAACAAAGCTATTATTGCTAATGATGTAACTGTTAAGAAAAATACGGTAATTGGTGATGATGAACATATTGCAATAATAGGACAAGGAAAAACAGTAAAAAGTGAAGCTATAAAATAGGCTTGCGAGGGAGGAAATTATTATGCTAAATAACTATATGGCTATAATATTTTTAGCCGAATCTTTAGATAATATCAGATCACTTACAAAAATGAGACCACTTGCTTCTCTTCCAGTTGGAGGAACTTATAGAATAATAGATTTTTCATTATCAAATCTTGTAAATGCAGGAATTAGAAATGTTGGAATATTTGGTGGAAATGAAGATCTTAACTCATTAACTGACCATATAGGAAGAGGAACAGAATGGGATCTAGATAGAAAGAAAGATGGAATATTCATCTTCAAACAAATGGCAGACTCAACTTACTCTACAAATATAAAAAGAGTAAAGAAAAATATGGAATACTTCTTCCGTAGTAAACAACAAAATGTTGTTGTAATGAGTTCGCATATGGTTTGTAATATAGATATTGCAGATGTAGTAAAAAAACATGAAGAAAGCGGAAAAGATGTAACTTTAGTTTATAAAACAGTAGATAATGCTAACTCAAGATTTGACAATTGTGATAGTGTTAAACTAGGAGAAAATGGAGAAATTACTGGAATAGGACAAAACTTATTCTTCAAAAAAGATGAAAATATCTCTCTAGAAATCTTCGTATTGAAAAAAGAATTACTAATTAAATTAATTTGTGATGGAATTCAAAATGGAGCTTACTATACAGTAAGAGATCTAATCTCTAGAAATGTTGGAAGAGTTTCTATTAATGGATATGAATTTAAAGGATACTTAGCGTGTATCAACTCAACTAAAGAGTACTTTGACTTTAATATGGATCTACTAAATAAAGAAGTTAGAGATGATGTATTTAAGAAAGATAATAGAAATATCTTTACTAAAACAAAAGATACTCCACCTTCAATGTTTAAAAAATCAGCTCAAGTAGTTAACTCTATTATTGCTAACGGATGTATATTAGGAGGAGAGGTTAAAAACTCTATCCTTGCAAGAGGAGCAGTTGTAGAAGAGGGAGCAATAGTTGAAGATAGTATAATTCTTCAAGATAGTGTTGTAAAAGCAGGAGCAATATTAAAGAATATCATTGTTGATAAAAATAATGTTATTAAATGCAATGAAAAACTTATAGCTTCTAAAAACTATCCATTAGTTATAGAAAAAAGTGTTAAATGGGATGTTGAACACTATAAAGATTTATTAGATTATTTAAAGGGAAAAGAGTAGGTTTTTAGGCAAAAGGAGGGTAGTAAATGAAGATACTTTTTGCAACAGGAGAAGCGTGGCCTTTTGTAAAGACAGGCGGACTAGGTGACGTAGCTTATTCTCTACCAAAAGCATTGAAAAAAGAGAAAATAGATGTTAGAGTTATCATGCCTAAATATGGTAATATACCTGAAAAATATAGAAATGAGATGAAACATCTAGGAGATAAACAAATTTGGGTAGCTCATCATAATGAGTATGTAGGAATAGATAGTTATGAATTAGAAGGAGTAACTTACTATTTCGTTGATAATGAAAGATATTTTAAGAGAGATAAAGTCTATGGTGAGGGAGATGATTGTGAAAGATTCACATTCTTTGCTAAAGCTGTAGTTGAAACTTTCTATATAACTGGATTTGAACCAGATATTATCCATTGTAATGATTGGCATACAGGACTTGTGCCAATCTATTTAAAAGAACGTGGGCTAAATGATATAAAAACTATCTTTACTATTCATAATCTTAGATTCCAAGGATTCTTCTTTAATAATGTAATAGAAAATACATTAGAAATAGATAGAAATAAATATTTCCAAGAAGATGGAATTAAATATTATGATATGATCTCTTTCTTAAAAGGAGGAGTAGTTTATTCTGATTTTGTTACTACAGTTAGTGATTCATATGCAGAAGAAATTAAAACTCCAGAATTAGGAGAGGGGCTAGATGGTCTATTTAGAAAATTTGATTATAAATTAAAAGGAATTGTAAATGGAATAGATGGAAATGTATATAAAGTTCCTAGAAAAGGTAAGAAGAGATTAAAAGCTGAATTACAAGAAAAACTAGGATTGAAAAAAGATCCAGATGTTCCATTGGTTGCAATAATCACTAGATTAGATAGACAAAAGGGAATAGATATGATTGCTGAAGTTTTTGATAAGATGATGAACTTAGGAATTCAATTTATTCTTTTAGGAAATGGTGAGCCTAAATATGAAGATTTCTTTAAATGGAAAGAAAGACAATATCCAGAAAGAGTTTGCTCATATATAGGATTTAATCAACCACTTTCAATAGATATCTATAGTGGAGCTGATATGTTCCTAATGCCTTCAATTTTTGAACCTTGTGGATTATCTCAAATGATAGCAATGAGATATAGTTGTGTTCCTATTGTTAGAGAAACTGGAGGTTTAAAAGATACTGTAACTCCATATAATGAGTTTACAGGAGAGGGAGATGGATTTGGTTTTAAAAATATAAGTGGAGAGGAATTATTAAAAACTTTAGAATATGCAATCTCTATTTATAAAGATAAAGATCAATGGGAAAAAGTTGTTAAAAATGCTAAGACAAGAGATAACAACTGGGATACTTCTGCTAAAAAATATATAGAACTATATAAAAAAGTAGAGAAATAGAATTATAGAGCTGTGATAGATTGGAGAATCAATCTGTACAGCTCTATTTTATTTAGATTAAATAAACCATTCAGCGATCATGCATCTAGCAGATCCACCACCATTAGTTTCAATAGTATGTATGTCAGCATAAAGAATCTCATCATATTTTTCAATAATATTTTTTTGCTCTATTGTTAAGGAATCATAAGCAGTTTTTGACATTACTAGTATTTTATCTTCATTAGCTTTTTTTAATTCAAGAGTATTTCCTAAAAAATGCTTAGTTTGTTCTTCTGAGATTTCAATAAGCTCTTTTCCAGAATTGATAATACTATTTTTTAAATTATTTTTTTCAATTTCATTCTCAACAGCATTTAAAAAGACAATAGCGAAATTCTCAGCAATAGTTAACATTACATTGGTATGGTATATAGGAGCTTTTTGTCCATTGATAGTTTGGAAACCACTAAAAGTAACTCCTTTATATCCCATAGTTTTACAAAATTCTTCAAACAATTCTTTATTAGTTCTTTTAGATATATTTGCATAAGCTATCTTATTTTTTCTATCTAAACAAATACTTCCTGTTCCTTCTAAAAATCTATTTTTCTTTTCATTTTCAGTTAGATCAATAATTTTTAAGTTTTCTCTATCTTTTACAAAATTAAGTATTTTATCTGTTCTTTCAAGTCTTCTATTTTCAGCATACATAGGATACAGAACAAGAGAGTTATTATTATGAGTACTAAACCAGTTATTAGGAAAAATACTATCTGGAGTATGAGGAGTTAAAGTGTCTTGTAATACAATAACATCAATAGTGGCTTTTTTTAATTTTTCAACAAAAGCATCAAATTCTTTTTCAGCACTCTTTTCAATAACGTCAGCTGAATTATTCTCTTTTACTTGATATAAGTTGTCTTTTCCAGTTTCTTCATTGTAGCTAAAAGCTATAGGTCTTACCATTAAAACTTTATTAGTAATAAATTCTTTCATAAAAAAACCTCCAACATAATTTAGTTATATTATTTCTAGGACTAGAGATATTAATATTATAATTCTTTTTTTTAAAAAATACAAATTAAACTACTGTGCAAAAATA carries:
- the malQ gene encoding 4-alpha-glucanotransferase, which produces MFERSSGILMHISSLPSEYGIGDFGKKAYEFVDFLKKSEQKLWQVLPMGPTGYGDSPYQSFSTYAGNPYFIDIEDLYQLGYLDEDDLKYMREINYSDNLDYEQLYERKTKVLKKAFEGFKKENKEIIIKEFKEFKTENSWWLDNYSLYMALKFKFNGKSWQDWSKDYKYRNVKKMLIDEETKKNMDYFSFVQYTFYKQWFKLKEYANSNGIKIIGDIPIFVATDSADTWSNSEIFQFDKYKRPKRVAGCPPDYFSKNGQLWGNVLYDWKRLKESGYHWWIKRIEYSFKVYDVVRIDHFRGFEAYWSISAKDKTAVKGHWEKGPGIEFFRVLERRIGKKPIIAEDLGLLTDGVRKLLKRSGFPGMKILEFAFDSNDSDYLPHKYEKNSVAYTGTHDNNTVEGWYKGITSEVKYYCDEYLKKYLIEKNCNYWDPINWRFINAIWASEANIAIVQMQDLLGIGEEGRMNAPSTLGKNWKWRMQSYELTEEIAENLKNVTRKFYR
- a CDS encoding hemolysin family protein, translated to MNIFLRIIFIFVLVLMSVFLSMSEISLASARKMKLQVMIEEGNENAAKVLEIQQMSGNFFTVVQIGINAIAIMGGILGDNIATPWVKNFIITWLPFLSVKAEMIGSFVSFCIITGLFIEFADLIPKRLSMVSPEKIAVNIIKPMLFLICIFKPLIVIFNGIASFIFKIFKVPQTRNDIITYDDIFAVVDAGAEAGVVQKKEHSLIENIFELDTRWVSSIMTTRDEIVYLTVEEGEESIKNKIANYPHSKFLVCQNEIDSLIGYVDSKDILPRILKGEISGLHDIQEITNTSLLIIPNTLTLSEALDRFNEARDDFAIILNEYGHVVGLVTLNDVVNTLMGDIVYQDQDEQQIICRGEGSWLIDGVTPIEDVKKVLEIEKFPEEDTYETIAGFMMYMLKSIPKKAAKVEFENYTFEVVDVDNFKVDQLLVNRVNNSETPKEI
- a CDS encoding HU family DNA-binding protein; this encodes MNKRDFILKYIEMNNNKIDIKEATEDIDVLFHTLKNVLIAQGKVSFFKRGTFEVFERKGRIIGNPRTKEPMELPSELTIRFRASPNLNKLFNKK
- a CDS encoding TrmB family transcriptional regulator, producing MQDIIDKLMGFGFTKTEAIVYVTLLKFGKMNGYKMAKELNISRSNVYQTLESLYKKGYVFMTPGDSKEYEAKDPDILFKELEIGFYKNLEIAKEQLKNVKKAPKENFYLRIEGYDNILKTLQEIIKNAEKEIYMNIDFPLNIIENELKEAASKGVRVIIFSFNKLKEIDVKGIEYYHKTDVCEDYKHSKRIMIVVDLKKSFVVTNSGDKITGTLTDNLEYIQIISEHIHSDIYMARLAKLYEKSFEDNISINSLHEKKNFIY
- a CDS encoding HU family DNA-binding protein, with translation MKEVDFIQLYKINKKLKTVDEAKEKIDIFWKTIIETLKTEEDIVFRHWGKFKLKRCKPRKYSSPYSQEIGYTQGKYTIKFKIGNSLKKSLNNKSKEWLNE